The Acidobacteriota bacterium genome has a segment encoding these proteins:
- a CDS encoding helix-turn-helix domain-containing protein, translated as MERPEAKLGARRRFEERTYYEMLEVSPRASRREVDAAYARANELYRADSLPLYTLLEDQSCEEMRRTIDAAYRTLTDKRARADYDRQLVSSGRLAPEDVRPAAPDESPPAPSEGAPAAPAVPVQERGRRAPGAAHRAFGGQVIPMEAHAARSAPTPTLASGQEAPADAPDLVGNKPEQEKPRRFDGPGLKAIRKAQGRDLESIARVTKIPLSKLQALESNRYSHLPARVYLKGFVKEYARLLGLDPEKVAEEYLRRSGR; from the coding sequence TTGGAGCGGCCTGAAGCGAAGCTCGGCGCGAGGCGGCGCTTTGAGGAGCGCACCTACTACGAGATGCTCGAGGTTTCGCCGCGCGCTTCGCGCCGCGAGGTGGACGCGGCTTACGCCCGCGCCAACGAGCTCTACCGCGCCGACTCGCTTCCGCTCTATACGCTCCTTGAAGACCAGTCGTGCGAGGAGATGCGGCGCACTATAGACGCCGCCTACCGAACGCTGACCGACAAGCGCGCCCGCGCCGACTATGACCGCCAGCTTGTTTCCAGCGGCCGCCTAGCACCCGAGGACGTCCGGCCGGCCGCACCGGATGAGTCGCCTCCCGCCCCGTCCGAAGGTGCGCCCGCCGCACCCGCCGTTCCGGTGCAAGAGCGCGGCAGGCGGGCACCCGGCGCCGCCCATCGGGCCTTCGGCGGGCAGGTCATTCCCATGGAGGCGCACGCGGCGCGTAGCGCCCCGACCCCGACGCTCGCGTCGGGGCAAGAAGCGCCCGCGGACGCTCCCGACCTTGTAGGAAACAAGCCCGAGCAGGAAAAGCCTCGGCGGTTCGACGGCCCGGGCTTGAAGGCCATCCGCAAGGCGCAGGGCCGCGACCTTGAAAGCATCGCCCGCGTCACCAAGATTCCGCTCTCGAAGCTACAGGCCCTTGAATCGAACCGCTACTCGCATCTTCCGGCGCGCGTGTACCTAAAGGGGTTC
- a CDS encoding P-loop NTPase, whose amino-acid sequence MQQSVKESSSPHVGANGQKSGKTAAQSLAPPEPARLFPERKPRTDAAPQSRVFAVAGGKGGVGKSLLAANLGVFFARSGKHTSLIDADLGCPNLHSCLGLKGTRLGLSDFLKNRVATLNEAAVETGVESLKLVGGMRDHLTIPNLTYYEKKKLIAAIPDLPSDTVFLDLSAGTSFNTIDLFLASSVGVLLVLPEPTSVENLYRFLRAVAHRCISNVSKDEEVVNVLNEAEDWSSPLGMRAPADVLERIERLRPEVVPQCEAVLGRLDLRLVVNQARRPEDTRLAENIARIVRSHFGLRMESLGALDYDLAAWRSVASRKILLEDFPKSAVAQGIVRLGEKLLGAA is encoded by the coding sequence GTGCAGCAAAGCGTAAAGGAATCCTCCTCCCCGCACGTGGGCGCGAACGGCCAAAAGAGCGGGAAAACCGCGGCGCAGTCTCTCGCACCGCCGGAACCGGCGAGGCTTTTTCCCGAAAGGAAGCCCCGGACGGACGCCGCGCCGCAAAGCCGCGTTTTCGCCGTGGCGGGCGGCAAGGGCGGGGTGGGCAAGTCCCTGCTCGCCGCGAACCTGGGCGTTTTCTTCGCCCGCTCGGGGAAACACACTTCCCTGATTGACGCCGACCTCGGGTGCCCCAACCTGCACTCGTGTCTCGGGCTGAAGGGAACGCGGCTCGGCCTGAGCGACTTTCTCAAAAACCGCGTCGCGACCCTCAACGAGGCCGCCGTGGAAACGGGCGTTGAGAGTCTGAAGCTCGTGGGCGGGATGCGCGACCATCTCACCATTCCCAATTTGACCTACTATGAAAAGAAGAAGCTGATCGCGGCAATCCCCGACCTTCCGTCCGACACCGTGTTTCTGGATTTGAGCGCCGGCACGTCGTTCAACACGATCGACCTCTTTCTCGCGTCCTCGGTGGGCGTCCTGCTCGTGCTGCCCGAGCCCACGTCGGTCGAGAATTTGTACCGCTTCCTCCGGGCCGTCGCGCATCGCTGCATCTCTAACGTCTCGAAGGACGAGGAAGTCGTCAACGTCCTCAACGAGGCGGAGGACTGGAGTTCTCCTCTCGGAATGCGCGCTCCGGCGGACGTGCTGGAGCGCATCGAGCGCCTGAGGCCGGAGGTCGTGCCGCAGTGTGAGGCGGTGCTCGGGAGGCTCGATTTGCGTCTTGTGGTCAACCAGGCGCGCCGCCCCGAGGACACGCGCCTTGCGGAGAATATCGCGCGGATCGTGCGCTCGCACTTCGGGCTGCGCATGGAGAGCCTGGGCGCGCTCGACTACGACTTGGCTGCATGGCGGAGCGTGGCGAGTCGAAAAATCCTTCTCGAAGATTTCCCCAAATCGGCCGTCGCGCAGGGCATCGTGCGGCTGGGAGAAAAACTCCTTGGAGCGGCCTGA
- a CDS encoding VCBS repeat-containing protein, with protein MAKTKRIIVAACLVLAALLLVLFLRVKAGRWHESDGFRWTKLPAPGDASPGFTRLPSAQTGIAFVNHVTDEQVMDNELYMYGSGVAAGDVDGDGLCDLYFCRIDGDNVLYRNLGGWRFEDVTASAGVACPDRFSTGAVFADVDGDGDLDLLTTALGGPNACFRNDGGGKFREVTEEAGLQSNLGSTTMALADVDGDDDLDLYVTRYSRQRAVMQLQLLAFKAGKWTMPPEFRSRFRNIRPGKLIEEEYGEPDALYLNRGNGQFYNPDTVEPGTFLDEDGRPISPPLMDWGLTAQFRDIDDDGDPDLYVCSDFWTPDRVWMNDGAGRFRPIEKLALRKTSFASMSVDFADVDRNGTCDFFVTDMLSRDHQRRKMQMGAMSPTPLSIGKIDNRPQVMRNTLFVNRGDGTYAEMARLSGVEASEWTWATVFLDVDLDGFEDVLLSTGHLYDIQDADTQNYLLGHVNSVERFRTAILAYPTLKTANFIFRNRGDLTFEEVGQQWGFDSHDISHGMALADLDGDGDLDVVINHLRATAGVYRNEAPALRVAVRLKGEGKNTRGIGAKIRLLGGAVEEQSQEMICGGSYLSGSEPLRVFAAGDSPEMTLEVQWRSGRRSVVEGVRANRLYEIEESGAEEWERPQPEEIEPWFEDASARLGHVHAEEGFDDFARQSLLPNRLSQLGPGVSWHDIDADGDEDLLIASGRGGRLTVYRSDGAGGFEKFDGAAWERTTRRDQTTVLGWTRPEGRVTLLAGLASFEDGRSDGESVARYDFGSTQASAGAGLSGHGSSVGPMAMADYDGDGDLDLFVGGRTIPGRYPESASSRLFRSEGGRFVPDEENTKVLRNVGMVSGSVFSDIDGDGDADLVLAVEWGPVKVFLNEGGSYQDATEELGLSSYTGWWNGVTTGDFDNDGRMDIVATNWGRNTKYEHHYDEEHPLRIYYEDFDRNGSLDVVEAHYDEAMAEEVPERGYSCTKRCMSFVEEELGSYQAFGGASIEEIYKERLEGAEVVEATVLDTMVFMNRGGGFEAKALPLEAQFAPGFGVSVADMDGDGAEDVFMSQNFFASQIETPRMDGGRGLWLRGNGKGELTAVTGQESGVKVYGEQRGCAVGDFDRDGRVDLVVTQNGAETKLYRNVKAKPGLRVRLKGVKENPTGVGAVIRLEYEGGEKGPAREIHAGSGYWSQDGAVQVLGKTKEPSGIWVRWPGGKEVTAKIPAGAEEISVDAEEGRLEVLR; from the coding sequence ATGGCAAAAACGAAGAGAATAATTGTTGCGGCGTGCCTCGTTCTGGCCGCCCTTCTGTTAGTTTTGTTCCTGCGCGTCAAGGCGGGCCGCTGGCACGAAAGCGACGGCTTTCGATGGACGAAGCTTCCGGCCCCCGGCGACGCGAGCCCCGGATTCACAAGGCTGCCGTCCGCCCAAACGGGAATCGCCTTCGTCAACCACGTCACTGACGAACAAGTGATGGACAATGAACTTTACATGTACGGCTCGGGCGTGGCGGCGGGCGACGTCGACGGCGACGGACTCTGCGACCTATACTTCTGCCGCATAGACGGCGACAACGTCCTCTACCGCAACCTCGGCGGCTGGCGCTTCGAGGACGTCACCGCCTCCGCCGGAGTCGCCTGCCCCGATCGGTTCTCCACGGGGGCCGTGTTCGCGGACGTGGACGGCGACGGCGACCTCGACCTGCTGACCACGGCGCTGGGGGGCCCGAACGCGTGCTTTCGGAACGACGGCGGGGGAAAGTTCCGGGAGGTGACGGAGGAGGCGGGGCTCCAGTCGAACCTGGGTAGCACGACGATGGCGCTCGCCGACGTGGACGGAGACGACGACCTCGACCTCTACGTCACGCGCTACTCCCGCCAGCGCGCCGTTATGCAACTCCAGCTTCTTGCATTCAAAGCCGGCAAGTGGACGATGCCCCCCGAATTCAGGAGCCGATTCAGAAACATACGGCCCGGAAAGCTCATCGAGGAGGAGTACGGGGAGCCCGACGCGCTGTATCTCAATCGCGGCAACGGACAGTTTTATAATCCCGACACCGTCGAGCCCGGAACCTTCCTCGACGAAGACGGGCGCCCCATCTCCCCCCCCCTCATGGACTGGGGGCTGACGGCCCAGTTCCGCGACATCGACGACGACGGCGACCCCGACCTCTACGTCTGCAGCGACTTCTGGACGCCCGACCGCGTCTGGATGAACGACGGCGCGGGGCGCTTCCGGCCCATCGAGAAACTGGCGCTGCGCAAGACGAGCTTCGCCTCGATGTCCGTGGACTTCGCCGACGTTGACCGGAATGGGACATGTGACTTCTTTGTGACCGACATGCTCAGCCGCGACCACCAGCGCCGCAAGATGCAGATGGGCGCCATGAGTCCGACGCCGCTGAGCATCGGAAAGATCGACAACCGCCCTCAGGTGATGCGCAACACGCTGTTCGTGAACCGGGGGGACGGCACGTACGCGGAAATGGCGAGGCTGAGCGGCGTGGAGGCCTCGGAGTGGACGTGGGCGACGGTGTTTTTGGACGTGGACCTGGACGGCTTCGAGGACGTCCTGCTGTCCACGGGGCATCTCTACGATATTCAAGATGCAGACACCCAAAACTATCTCCTCGGTCATGTAAACTCCGTCGAGCGGTTTCGCACGGCCATACTGGCGTACCCGACCTTGAAGACGGCGAATTTCATCTTCCGCAACCGCGGAGACCTGACGTTCGAGGAGGTGGGACAGCAGTGGGGGTTCGACTCGCACGACATCTCGCACGGGATGGCGCTGGCCGACCTGGACGGCGACGGCGACCTGGACGTGGTCATCAACCACCTGCGCGCCACGGCGGGCGTGTACCGGAACGAGGCGCCCGCACTGCGCGTGGCCGTTCGGTTGAAAGGAGAAGGGAAAAACACGCGGGGGATCGGGGCGAAGATCCGCCTCCTGGGGGGCGCGGTGGAGGAACAGAGCCAGGAGATGATCTGCGGGGGGAGCTACCTGTCGGGGTCGGAGCCGCTGCGGGTGTTTGCGGCGGGAGATTCTCCTGAGATGACGCTGGAGGTGCAGTGGCGGAGCGGGCGGCGGAGCGTGGTGGAGGGAGTGAGGGCGAACCGCCTCTACGAGATCGAGGAGTCGGGGGCTGAAGAGTGGGAGCGGCCGCAGCCCGAGGAGATAGAGCCCTGGTTCGAGGACGCGAGCGCGCGGCTGGGACACGTGCACGCGGAGGAGGGGTTTGACGATTTCGCGAGGCAATCGCTTTTACCGAACCGCTTGAGCCAGCTGGGGCCGGGGGTGAGTTGGCACGACATCGACGCGGACGGAGACGAGGACCTTCTGATTGCAAGCGGCCGGGGGGGGCGGCTGACGGTGTACCGAAGCGACGGTGCGGGAGGGTTTGAAAAATTCGACGGCGCGGCGTGGGAGCGGACGACGCGGCGGGACCAGACGACGGTGCTGGGGTGGACGCGGCCGGAGGGGAGAGTAACGCTGCTGGCGGGGCTAGCGAGCTTCGAGGACGGGCGAAGCGACGGGGAGAGCGTGGCCCGGTATGACTTTGGAAGCACCCAGGCAAGTGCGGGAGCAGGACTGTCCGGGCATGGGTCGTCGGTGGGGCCGATGGCGATGGCGGACTACGACGGCGACGGCGACCTGGACCTGTTCGTGGGAGGCAGGACGATTCCGGGAAGATATCCGGAAAGTGCGTCGTCGAGGCTCTTTCGCAGCGAGGGGGGACGGTTCGTGCCGGACGAGGAGAACACTAAGGTGCTGCGCAACGTCGGGATGGTATCGGGCTCGGTGTTTAGTGACATCGACGGGGACGGCGACGCGGACCTGGTGCTGGCGGTGGAGTGGGGCCCCGTCAAGGTTTTCCTTAACGAGGGGGGAAGCTACCAAGACGCGACGGAGGAGTTGGGCCTTTCTTCTTACACTGGCTGGTGGAACGGGGTGACTACGGGGGATTTCGACAACGACGGGAGGATGGACATCGTGGCGACGAACTGGGGGCGGAACACGAAGTACGAGCACCACTATGACGAGGAGCACCCGCTGAGGATCTACTACGAGGACTTCGACCGAAACGGCTCCCTGGACGTGGTGGAGGCGCATTACGACGAGGCGATGGCTGAGGAGGTGCCGGAGCGCGGGTACTCGTGCACGAAGCGGTGCATGAGCTTCGTGGAGGAGGAGCTGGGGTCGTACCAGGCGTTCGGGGGGGCGAGCATTGAAGAAATCTACAAGGAGCGGCTGGAGGGTGCGGAGGTGGTGGAAGCGACGGTGCTGGACACGATGGTGTTTATGAACCGGGGAGGCGGGTTTGAAGCGAAGGCGCTGCCGCTGGAGGCGCAGTTCGCGCCGGGGTTCGGGGTGAGCGTGGCGGACATGGACGGCGACGGGGCGGAGGACGTGTTCATGAGCCAGAATTTCTTCGCGTCGCAGATAGAGACGCCGAGGATGGACGGTGGGCGGGGGCTGTGGCTGAGGGGTAACGGGAAAGGGGAGCTGACGGCGGTGACCGGGCAGGAGAGCGGAGTGAAGGTGTACGGCGAGCAGAGGGGGTGCGCGGTGGGTGATTTCGACCGGGACGGGAGGGTGGATCTGGTGGTGACGCAGAACGGGGCGGAGACGAAACTCTACAGGAACGTCAAGGCGAAGCCCGGGCTGAGAGTCCGATTGAAAGGCGTGAAAGAGAACCCTACTGGGGTGGGAGCGGTCATACGTCTGGAGTACGAGGGAGGAGAGAAGGGGCCGGCGCGCGAGATCCATGCAGGCAGCGGGTACTGGTCGCAGGACGGGGCGGTGCAGGTGCTGGGCAAAACGAAGGAGCCGAGTGGGATATGGGTGCGATGGCCGGGCGGAAAAGAAGTGACGGCAAAGATTCCGGCCGGCGCCGAGGAGATTTCCGTGGACGCGGAGGAAGGCCGCCTCGAGGTGCTGCGCTGA
- a CDS encoding MFS transporter, whose protein sequence is MRNGSSSRTAVASWALYDFAETVFSMNVVSRYFPLWLAADMGAPDWLFPVVMSFSMVCVATTSPGLGKISDAAGRRKPFLVSVSLACTMLTASLAWSRSLPWAVAIFVGAYFFYNTALVFYNALLDTVSRGFSRAHVSGLGTALGYAGAMAGLVLTWPYVSASVYAGMPAPVRALVDATSVEAFTPGADVLRANVFLPTAALYLLFALPCLVLVRDRFPSPSQSPSDMPGARTGSIAWKQVVRAPLELRAVLRELRARPAVARFMLASFFLLDAMHTVIAFMAVYAANAVGMGSDRITLLLFIAPAFAFLGSLGYGALAHRTSARAGMHVCFANWTLGIALALAALSEGAFWVAGFLVGMGLGGVWTVARVRLLELVPPEEAGKFFGLFALTGKCSAIAGFALWALTVWLLDPFAWKYRAVLAVLLALLLAGWWILRSGERLRKVDASA, encoded by the coding sequence ATGAGGAACGGCAGCAGCTCCCGCACGGCGGTGGCGTCGTGGGCGCTCTACGACTTCGCCGAAACCGTCTTCTCGATGAACGTCGTGAGCCGTTACTTTCCGCTCTGGCTTGCCGCGGACATGGGGGCGCCCGACTGGCTCTTTCCCGTGGTCATGTCGTTCTCGATGGTCTGCGTGGCAACGACCTCACCGGGGCTCGGAAAAATCTCCGACGCGGCGGGCCGTCGCAAGCCTTTCCTCGTTTCGGTGAGCCTGGCGTGCACCATGCTGACGGCCTCGCTCGCGTGGTCGCGCTCCCTGCCGTGGGCGGTCGCGATCTTCGTCGGCGCCTACTTTTTCTACAACACGGCGCTCGTCTTTTACAACGCACTGCTCGACACGGTATCCCGTGGCTTTTCACGCGCCCACGTCTCGGGCCTCGGCACCGCCCTCGGCTACGCCGGCGCCATGGCGGGCCTCGTGCTCACGTGGCCCTACGTGAGCGCCTCGGTGTACGCGGGCATGCCCGCCCCGGTGCGCGCCCTCGTCGACGCCACGAGCGTCGAGGCATTTACTCCGGGCGCCGACGTGCTGCGCGCGAACGTCTTTCTCCCCACGGCCGCGCTGTACCTGCTATTCGCCCTGCCCTGCCTCGTTCTCGTCCGCGACCGCTTTCCTTCACCCTCGCAGAGTCCATCGGACATGCCGGGCGCGCGGACGGGGAGTATCGCATGGAAGCAGGTCGTCCGGGCGCCGCTCGAGCTGCGCGCCGTGCTGCGCGAGCTGCGGGCGCGCCCGGCGGTGGCGCGCTTCATGCTCGCCAGCTTCTTCCTCCTCGACGCCATGCACACCGTCATCGCCTTCATGGCCGTCTACGCCGCGAACGCCGTGGGCATGGGCAGCGACAGGATAACCCTCTTACTCTTCATCGCCCCGGCGTTCGCGTTTCTCGGCTCCCTGGGGTACGGCGCGCTCGCGCACCGGACGTCGGCGCGGGCAGGGATGCACGTCTGCTTCGCCAACTGGACGCTCGGCATCGCCCTGGCGCTCGCGGCGCTCTCGGAGGGCGCGTTCTGGGTGGCCGGCTTCCTCGTGGGCATGGGCCTGGGAGGCGTCTGGACGGTGGCGCGCGTGAGGCTCCTCGAGCTCGTGCCGCCCGAGGAGGCCGGAAAATTCTTCGGCCTCTTCGCCCTCACTGGCAAGTGCTCGGCCATCGCCGGCTTCGCGCTCTGGGCCCTCACGGTGTGGCTCCTCGATCCCTTCGCGTGGAAATACCGCGCCGTCCTCGCCGTGCTACTCGCGCTCCTGCTCGCGGGCTGGTGGATTCTCCGCAGCGGCGAGCGGCTCCGGAAGGTGGACGCCTCAGCGTAG
- the ligA gene encoding NAD-dependent DNA ligase LigA, with protein sequence MGQEDARRRVDELRREIERHRRLYYVEARPEISDPEYDALERELRALEEKFPALDDPHSPTHRVGGEPIEGFETVAHSEPMLSLDNSFSEEELREFDARLRRLVGDAVSYVVELKIDGLGVALRYDGEGRLARAVTRGDGLRGDDVTANVRTIRSLPLLVEPTGFAFEVRGEVYMPRPALERLNARREEAGEEAFANPRNAAAGSIRLLDPRVVAGRGLRAFVYALHASAEQHARLPKTHDGTLAWLAERGFPVNPHHRTCHSVEEILKFSRECEAKRASLDYDVDGVVAKLDEHRLREEAGSTSKHPRWAVAHKFAAQRATTVLRKIVVQVGRTGALTPVAELEPVGLAGSTVSRATLHNEDEIARKDVREGDTVVLEKGGDVIPKVVAVVEEKRRKGARRFRMPERCPTCGAEVYRPEGEAVRRCVGAACPAKLRNALLHFARRNAMDIEGLGPSLVDQLMEKGMVASAASLYSLRFEELAALERMGEKSARNLLAQIEKSKRNGLARLLFALGVRHVGERAAELLAQRFGSLDAVASAQREDIEKIYELGPAVAESIAHFFADKENRKVIEEIRCAGVSLEKPKEEGAVAARTLEGKTFVLTGTLASMTREEAKREIERRGGRVTSAVTKKTGCVVAGAEPGSKLEKAKALGVEIADEKEFLRMVGREADSG encoded by the coding sequence TTGGGGCAGGAAGACGCCCGCCGGCGCGTCGATGAACTCCGGCGGGAAATCGAGCGCCACCGCCGCCTCTACTACGTCGAGGCGCGCCCCGAAATCTCCGACCCGGAGTACGACGCGCTCGAGCGGGAGCTTCGCGCGCTTGAGGAGAAATTCCCCGCCCTCGATGACCCGCACTCCCCGACGCACCGCGTCGGTGGTGAGCCCATCGAAGGCTTCGAGACGGTCGCGCACTCCGAGCCCATGCTTTCCCTGGACAATTCGTTCTCGGAGGAGGAGTTGCGCGAGTTCGACGCGAGGCTGCGCCGCCTCGTGGGCGACGCCGTCAGCTACGTCGTCGAGTTGAAGATCGACGGCCTTGGGGTGGCGCTTCGCTACGACGGGGAGGGGCGGCTCGCCCGCGCCGTCACGCGCGGCGACGGCCTGCGCGGCGACGACGTGACGGCGAACGTCCGCACGATCCGCTCCCTGCCCCTGCTCGTCGAGCCGACGGGCTTCGCGTTCGAGGTGCGCGGCGAGGTCTACATGCCGCGCCCCGCGCTCGAGCGCCTGAACGCCCGAAGGGAGGAGGCTGGCGAGGAGGCTTTCGCGAATCCGCGGAACGCCGCCGCCGGCTCCATCCGCCTTCTCGACCCGCGCGTCGTCGCCGGGCGCGGCCTACGCGCCTTCGTCTACGCCCTCCATGCGTCGGCGGAGCAACACGCGCGCCTCCCGAAGACGCACGACGGGACGCTCGCGTGGCTCGCAGAGCGCGGCTTTCCCGTCAACCCGCACCACCGCACCTGCCACTCGGTGGAGGAGATTCTCAAATTTTCGCGCGAGTGCGAGGCCAAGCGTGCCTCCCTGGACTACGACGTGGACGGCGTCGTGGCGAAGCTCGACGAGCACCGCCTGCGCGAGGAGGCCGGCTCCACGTCGAAACACCCGCGGTGGGCCGTCGCGCACAAGTTCGCGGCGCAGCGGGCGACGACCGTGTTGCGGAAGATCGTCGTGCAGGTGGGGCGCACGGGGGCGCTCACGCCCGTGGCCGAGCTCGAGCCCGTCGGGCTCGCGGGCTCCACGGTCTCGCGCGCCACGCTCCATAACGAGGACGAGATCGCACGCAAGGACGTGCGCGAGGGCGACACCGTCGTCCTCGAAAAGGGAGGCGACGTCATCCCGAAGGTGGTGGCCGTTGTGGAGGAAAAGCGCCGAAAGGGCGCGCGGCGCTTCCGGATGCCCGAGCGCTGCCCGACCTGCGGCGCGGAGGTTTACCGCCCCGAGGGCGAGGCCGTGCGGCGCTGCGTCGGCGCCGCGTGCCCGGCGAAGCTCCGGAACGCCCTTTTGCACTTCGCCCGCCGCAACGCGATGGACATCGAGGGCCTCGGCCCCTCCCTCGTGGACCAGCTGATGGAGAAGGGGATGGTGGCAAGCGCCGCGTCGCTCTATTCGCTCCGCTTCGAGGAACTCGCCGCGCTCGAGCGGATGGGCGAGAAATCGGCGCGGAACCTCCTGGCGCAGATCGAGAAAAGCAAGCGAAACGGCCTGGCCCGGCTGCTGTTTGCGCTCGGGGTCCGCCACGTGGGCGAGCGCGCCGCGGAGCTTCTCGCGCAGCGCTTCGGCTCGCTGGACGCCGTTGCGTCCGCGCAGAGGGAGGACATCGAAAAAATTTACGAGCTCGGCCCCGCGGTGGCCGAGAGCATCGCGCATTTCTTCGCCGACAAGGAGAACCGCAAGGTTATAGAAGAAATTCGGTGCGCCGGCGTGAGCTTGGAGAAACCGAAGGAGGAAGGGGCGGTCGCCGCCAGAACGCTCGAGGGAAAAACGTTCGTCCTGACGGGAACGCTTGCCTCGATGACGCGCGAGGAGGCGAAGCGCGAGATCGAGCGCCGCGGCGGCCGCGTCACGTCCGCCGTCACGAAGAAGACGGGCTGCGTGGTCGCCGGGGCCGAGCCTGGCTCGAAGCTCGAGAAGGCGAAGGCGCTGGGCGTCGAGATCGCCGACGAGAAGGAGTTTTTGAGGATGGTGGGGAGGGAAGCGGACAGCGGTTAG
- the rfbD gene encoding dTDP-4-dehydrorhamnose reductase: MHIFITGAGGQLGRALSDAFLGGHAVMAYPRAALDVTDRQAVRAAVRAAKPDAAIHCAAWTDVDGCERDPRRARLVNAEGARHVAEALPRSAALVYVSTDFVFSGRKKTPYVENDKPAPPNVYGKTKREGELHALRHPRAYVVRTSWLYGLHGRHFVGAVLAKAEAGEALRVVRDQVGAPTFTFDLAQQIKALLEREISPGVYHATNGGACSRYEFAKAILGEYNSMKNVRVAGIRSAQMRRPAKRPLNSRLSNEKLRRTGVPLLRHWRAALRHYCRLTALR, from the coding sequence ATGCATATATTCATCACCGGAGCCGGAGGACAGTTGGGGCGGGCGCTGAGCGACGCCTTCCTCGGCGGGCACGCCGTGATGGCGTACCCGCGCGCGGCGCTCGACGTGACCGACCGGCAGGCGGTGCGCGCGGCCGTGCGCGCCGCGAAGCCCGACGCCGCCATCCACTGCGCCGCATGGACGGACGTGGACGGATGTGAGCGCGACCCCCGGCGCGCCCGGCTCGTGAACGCCGAGGGCGCGCGCCACGTGGCCGAGGCGCTTCCCCGAAGCGCTGCCCTCGTTTACGTAAGCACCGACTTCGTGTTCAGCGGACGCAAGAAAACGCCGTACGTCGAGAACGACAAGCCGGCCCCCCCGAACGTCTACGGGAAAACCAAGCGCGAGGGAGAGCTCCACGCGCTCCGGCATCCGCGCGCGTACGTCGTCCGCACCTCCTGGCTTTACGGACTGCACGGCCGACACTTCGTGGGGGCCGTTTTGGCGAAGGCCGAGGCGGGCGAAGCGCTCCGCGTCGTCCGCGACCAAGTGGGCGCGCCCACGTTCACGTTCGACCTGGCGCAGCAGATCAAGGCGCTTCTGGAAAGGGAGATTTCTCCGGGCGTCTACCACGCGACCAACGGCGGCGCATGCAGCCGTTACGAGTTTGCAAAGGCAATTTTAGGCGAATACAATAGCATGAAGAACGTGCGCGTGGCGGGAATACGAAGCGCCCAGATGCGGAGGCCCGCGAAGCGGCCCCTCAATTCCCGCCTCTCGAACGAGAAGCTGCGGCGGACGGGCGTGCCGCTTCTTCGGCACTGGCGCGCGGCGCTTCGGCACTATTGCCGCTTGACGGCATTGCGATAA